A genome region from Drosophila simulans strain w501 chromosome 2R, Prin_Dsim_3.1, whole genome shotgun sequence includes the following:
- the LOC6735561 gene encoding TM2 domain-containing protein CG10795 yields the protein MFPVLLLLLFFFAKGTHQINVDCNELQMMGQFMCPDPARGQIDPKTQQLAGCTKEGRARVWCIAANEINCTETGNATFTREVPCKWTNGYHLDTTLLLSVFLGMFGVDRFYLGYPGIGLLKFCTLGGMFLGQLIDIVLIALQVVGPADGSAYVIPYYGAGIHIVRSDNTTYRLPRDDW from the exons ATGTTCCcagtgctgctgctccttctcttcttcttcgccaAGGGTACCCACCAGATCAATGTGGACTGCAACGAGCTCCAGATGATGGGCCAGTTCATGTGCCCAGACCCGGCGAGGGGTCAAATTGATCCGAAGACACAGCAGCTGGCCGGATGCACCAAGGAGGGTCGCGCCCGCGTCTGGTGCATCGCCGCCAACGAGATCAACTGCACGGAGACGGGCAATGCCACGTTCACCCGGGAAGTGCCCTGCAAGTGGAC GAATGGCTATCACCTGGACACCACACTGCTACTCTCTGTCTTTCTGGGCATGTTCGGAGTGGATAGGTTCTATTTGGGCTATCCGGGCATCGGACTCCTCAAGTTCTGCACCCTCGGCGGCATGTTCCTGGGCCAGCTGATCGACATCGTGCTGATAGCCCTGCAGGTTGTGGGTCCGGCGGATGGCTCCGCCTATGTGATACCCTACTACGGAGCCGGCATCCACATCGTGCGCAGCGACAACACCACGTACCGGCTGCCCAGGGACGACTGGTGA
- the LOC6735564 gene encoding probable peroxisomal acyl-coenzyme A oxidase 1 yields the protein MSHIKNLIPSTVNPDLQKERSAAEFNVEEFSAWWHGGQDKLKKKREIEKAIFSDLEDGYGLNHEYMSHEEVYNSTVKKVAEAAVKLKALQNKLNPGGTDIWPGGLFNAQSFGLFPANHPVATHITMFVDVIKGQGTAEQVEKWGKAAENCNIIGTYAQTELAHGTNVRGLATRADFDPKTDEFVLNTPNLEAYKWWPGGLGHTANHAMVVAQLYIADVHHGVQMFIVPVRDSETHMPLPGVDIGEIGKKLGMASVNQGFLGLNHVRIPRTNMLMKFAKVERDGTFKASPASRINYLTMVYTRCLIVSQNSTLLLAAATIATRYSAVRRQSPIEPNQPEPQIIDHVTQRLKLFPEIATGIAYHLATEYVWEMYAQTVQEANNGKFERLPDMHILSCALKVLCTTDGCAGIEKLRLSTGGHGYLTAANLSNIYGNAVAAYTYEGENTVLLLQIGRALVKAWASFVDKKPLSASYSYFASSMQLKEFPKWDDSWQCIIKALQYTAAHKTRIAFENLANRMASGQSQGVAANNTGIELTRAAELHGRQFVCQTFLEQITGAKAQKRSPALNKILENVLELFLVQTVLNNLNDILRFIQLSDADLRSLQRRLEDSLEQFRPNAVAICDGFEFHDRVLNSVLGSYDGNVYPRLFDSAKRSTMNQKPVQTSFETYLKPLMKAKL from the exons ATGTCGCACATTAAAAACCTAATACCCAGCACAGTGAATCCAGATCTTCAAAAGGAACGTTCTGCAGCAGAATTCAATGTGGAGGAGTTCTCCGCCTGGTGGCACGGTGGTCAAGACAAACTGAAGAAGAAGCGCGAGATTG AGAAAGCGATCTTCAGCGATCTTGAGGATGGCTATGGCCTCAACCATGAGTACATGTCCCACGAGGAGGTCTACAATTCCACGGTGAAGAAGGTGGCTGAGGCAGCAGTTAAGCTCAAGGCTCTGCAGAACAAGCTTAATCCTGGAGGAACTGACATCTGGCC TGGAGGACTATTCAATGCACAGAGCTTTGGACTTTTCCCGGCTAATCATCCGGTTGCCACCCACATCACCATGTTCGTGGATGTGATCAAAGGTCAGGGCACTGCCGAACAGGTGGAGAAGTGGGGCAAGGCGGCGGAGAACTGCAACATTATCGGCACCTACGCCCAAACGGAGCTGGCCCATGGCACCAATGTCCGTGGCTTGGCCACTCGGGCTGACTTTGATCCCAAGACGGATGAGTTTGTGCTAAATACACCGAACTTGGAGGCCTACAAGTGGTGGCCCGGCGGCT TGGGACACACTGCCAATCATGCCATGGTGGTAGCTCAACTATATATCGCCGATGTTCATCATGGCGtgcaaatgtttattgtgcCCGTAAGAGATTCCGAAACTCACATGCCACTGCCGGGTGTCGATATCGGTGAGATTGGCAAGAAGCTCGGCATGGCATCCGTGAACCAGGGCTTCCTGGGACTGAACCACGTCCGAATTCCGCGCACCAACATGCTGATGAAGTTCGCTAAGGTGGAGCGGGATGGCACCTTCAAGGCCAGTCCGGCATCGAGGATTAACTACCTGACCATGGTGTACACGCGCTGCCTGATCGTTAGCCAGAACTCCACGCTGCTCCTGGCGGCGGCAACCATAGCCACAAGATACTCGGCGGTGCGGCGTCAGAGTCCCATTGAGCCCAA TCAACCCGAGCCTCAGATCATAGATCATGTGACCCAGCGCCTGAAGCTCTTCCCCGAGATCGCTACGGGTATCGCCTACCACCTGGCCACCGAGTACGTGTGGGAGATGTATGCCCAGACGGTGCAGGAAGCCAATAACGGCAAGTTCGAGCGACTGCCCGACATGCACATCCTGTCCTGCGCGCTCAAGGTCCTCTGCACCACTGACGGCTGTGCTGGCATTGAAAAACTTCGTCTGTCCACTGGAGGACATGGTTACCTCACCGCCGCCAACTTGAGCAACATCTATGGCAATGCTGTGGCTGCCTACACCTACGAAGGCGAGAACACGGTGCTGCTTCTGCAAATCGGACGTGCTTTAGTAAAGGCATGGGCTTCGTTCGTGGACAAGAAACCACTGTCCGCATCCTACAGCTACTTTGCGAGCTCCATGCAGCTGAAGGAGTTCCCCAAGTGGGACGACTCCTGGCAGTGCATCATCAAGGCTTTGCAATACACGGCTGCACA CAAAACCCGCATCGCTTTCGAGAATCTAGCGAATCGCATGGCCAGCGGACAGTCTCAAGGTGTGGCGGCCAATAACACGGGAATCGAACTGACTCGTGCAGCTGAG CTGCATGGTCGCCAGTTCGTGTGCCAGACATTTCTGGAGCAGATCACTGGTGCCAAGGCCCAGAAGCGATCCCCCGCACTGAACAAGATATTGGAGAACGTGCTGGAACTATTTCTGGTCCAGACTGTGCTTAATAACCTCAATGACATCTTAAGA TTCATTCAGCTCAGCGATGCGGATCTGCGATCGCTGCAAAGACGCTTGGAGGATTCTCTGGAGCAGTTCCGACCCAATGCGGTGGCCATATGCGATGGGTTCGAGTTCCACGACCGTGTGCTGAACTCCGTGCTGGGCAGCTACGATGGCAATGTGTATCCCAGGCTCTTCGATTCGGCCAAGCGCAGCACCATGAACCAGAAACCCGTCCAAACATCCTTTGAGACCTACCTGAAGCCCCTGA
- the LOC6735562 gene encoding selenocysteine-specific elongation factor — translation MTINFNIGLLGHVDSGKTTLAKALSSMSSTAAFDKNPQSVERGITLDLGFSGLLMDAPAHLPQGEQLQFTFVDCPGHASLIRTIIGGAQIIDLMLLVVDAQKGIQTQTAECLIIGELLQKKLIVVINKIDVYPDDQRPSKLEKLRLRLAKTLEATTFGGQVPICAVSALQGTHIAELQDALREAYFQPQRNLADPLFMYVDHCFGIKGQGTVCTGTLLQGKVQVNDVIELPALGEQRKVKSIQMFRKNVTSASMGDRIGLCVTQFNAKLLERGIITQPGYLKPIYAVCLQFKPIRYYKEVIKSMSKLHISVGHNTVMANVTLFRDTDGTSSTFQLEKEYEYMDELQPAEVQHNDVIYALLQFESPVLAPPHSTLIASKLDMDVHSTSCRLAFWGRIAWQTHSSKYFQEELPKLRIFKRKQKVGSIQRVVHTNEVIVQNLFKKDAKRDLYVGKNVELSTGEKGRIERTFGQTSKVAITFQNALSPETISNVKNVKVLLNCKKYVFNKQAGLFQ, via the exons ATGACGATCAACTTCAATATTGGGTTGCTGGGACATGTTGACAGCGGCAAGACCACCTTGGCCAAGGCTTTAAGTTCGATGTCCAGCACGGCCGCCTTCGACAAGAATCCGCAGTCAGTGGAGCGAGGAATAACTTTGGATTTGGGCTTCAGTGGACTTTTGATGGATGCTCCTGCACACTTACCTCAAGGAGAACAGCTCCAGTTCACCTTTGTCGACTGCCCCGGCCATGCAAGTCTCATACGCACTATTATAGGAG GTGCCCAGATCATTGATCTTATGCTCCTGGTGGTGGACGCCCAAAAAGGCATACAAACCCAAACAGCAGAGTGCCTAATTATCGGAGAGCTTCTGCAGAAAAAGCTGATTGTGGTGATCAACAAAATAGATGTTTATCCAGACGATCAGAGGCCGTCCAAGCTGGAGAAGCTACGCTTGCGACTCGCAAAAACTTTGGAAGCCACCACATTCGGTGGTCAAGTGCCCATCTGTGCTGTGTCTGCTTTGCAAGGAACACATATTGCGGAGTTGCAAGATGCACTGAGAGAAGCCTACTTTCAGCCGCAAAGAAACCTAGCCGATCCGCTGTTCATGTACGTTGATCATTGCTTCGGAATAAAGGGCCAGGGAACCGTTTGCACTGGCACTCTGCTCCAGGGAAAGGTTCAGGTAAACGATGTGATTGAGCTGCCAGCTCTCGGCGAGCAAAGGAAAGTGAAGTCCATACAGATGTTCCGCAAAAACGTGACCAGCGCCTCTATGGGTGATAGAATTGGGCTTTGTGTGACACAATTCAATGCAAAGCTGCTGGAGCGTGGAATCATTACCCAACCGGGTTACCTGAAACCCATCTATGCTGTCTGTCTACAGTTCAAACCTATCCGCTACTACAAGGAAGTCATAAAATCGATGAGCAAGCTACACATCTCAGTGGGACACAACACAGTGATGGCCAATGTAACTTTGTTTCGGGATACGGACGGCACATCTTCTACGTTCCAACTGGAAAAAGAATACGAGTACATGGACGAACTCCAGCCTGCGGAGGTTCAACATAATGATGTGATCTATGCACTATTGCAATTCGAAAGCCCTGTCCTAGCTCCACCACATTCAACACTGATAGCTTCTAAGCTGGACATGGATGTCCATAGTACCAGTTGTAGATTGGCGTTTTGGGGACGCATTGCCTGGCAGACGCATAGTTCCAAATACTTCCAGGAAGAACTGCCAAAACTGCGGATTTTCAAGCGCAAACAGAAAGTGGGAAGCATTCAGCGAGTGGTCCATACCAACGAAGTGATAGTTCAAAACCTTTTTAAAAAGGACGCCAAACGTGATTTGTACGTCGGCAAAAATGTGGAGCTGTCCACGGGAGAGAAGGGTCGCATTGAACGCACCTTTGGCCAGACATCCAAGGTGGCTATAACTTTTCAGAACGCGCTATCTCCTGAAACAATAAGCAATGTAAAGAATGTTAAGGTTCTGCTTAACTGTAAGAAATATGTGTTTAATAAACAGGCTGGCTTGTTTCAAtga
- the LOC6735563 gene encoding probable peroxisomal acyl-coenzyme A oxidase 1, with protein MASSTSVIPNSVIPTTVNPDLQKERDAASFSSEEFAAWWAGGEEVLKFNRGVREYMEKDVDYSEMLQLQNKTHEEIIEFSTRGAIDGAKKLRRLQEERNPSGDVYWPNMYDNQVMWGLVPGGNPFGVMYVMLVKALQAQCTPEQYEDFGKRVERFEICGTYAQTELGHGTYLRGLETRADFDRKTDEFVLNTPKISSYKWWPGGLGHSSNHCLVMAQLYIDNKCKGPHMFFIQVRDEDTHEPLPGVHIGDIGKKMGFIGVNNGFLGLKDVRIPRTRMLMRHAQVKADGSYVSSPTNVLTYFAMVRTRCVVARGNAIMLAAAATIATRYSAVRRQSPINPNEREPQIMDHVTQQMKLFPEIATSVAYRKASDYLWNLYDVTIKDIENGKYERLPELHSLSCALKVTCSMDSAAGVEKLRLACGGHGYLTSSNMSSIYVSATAACTYEGENTVLLLQIGRFLMKTWRAALTGAPLPPTVSYLAEVQKNPEFGKWTGSWENMVKAMQYAAANRTQLAFKSLSNRLTRGETEANAANHTGIEFTQAAELHGRAFVFSAFTEAVTGPKSKTRSANFNRVLENLLELYLVKETLNQMGHLLRFINLTDTDLSRLQDRLETVLTKLRPDAVAIVDGFDFSDLQLNSTLGSYDGNAYERIFDAALKNPMNQKSVPKSFHEILRPFMKSNI; from the exons ATGGCCTCTTCCACTTCCGTTATTCCCAACTCCGTTATCCCCACCACCGTAAATCCCGATCTGCAGAAGGAACGCGATGCAGCCAGCTTTAGCAGCGAAGAATTCGCCGCTTGGTGGGCGGGGGGCGAGGAAGTGCTAAAGTTCAACCGCGGCGTTC GTGAATATATGGAGAAGGATGTGGATTACTCGGagatgctgcagctgcaaaacaaaacacacgaAGAGATCATCGAGTTTTCCACGCGTGGAGCAATCGATGGCGCCAAGAAGCTACGCCGCCTGCAGGAGGAGCGCAATCCTAGCGGAGATGTCTACTGGCC GAACATGTATGACAATCAAGTGATGTGGGGTCTCGTTCCCGGTGGCAATCCTTTTGGTGTTATGTACGTGATGCTGGTGAAAGCTCTGCAGGCTCAGTGCACTCCGGAGCAGTATGAAGACTTTGGCAAGCGGGTGGAACGCTTCGAGATTTGCGGTACCTATGCCCAAACGGAATTGGGTCATGGAACCTACCTGCGCGGGCTGGAAACGCGAGCTGATTTCGATCGAAAGACTGATGAGTTTGTACTCAACACCCCCAAGATTTCCTCCTACAAGTGGTGGCCAGGAGGCT TGGGCCACAGCTCCAACCACTGCCTGGTTATGGCTCAGCTGTACATCGACAACAAGTGCAAGGGTCCGCACATGTTCTTTATTCAGGTGCGTGATGAAGACACCCACGAACCACTGCCCGGCGTCCACATCGGTGATATTGGCAAGAAGATGGGCTTCATTGGCGTGAACAATGGTTTTCTAGGCTTAAAGGACGTTCGGATTCCTCGCACGAGAATGCTGATGCGACATGCCCAGGTCAAGGCTGATGGATCCTATGTTAGTAGTCCCACCAATGTGCTTACCTACTTTGCCATGGTGCGCACGCGTTGTGTAGTTGCCAGAGGTAATGCCATTatgttggctgctgctgccaccatTGCAACGAGATACTCGGCTGTGCGCCGTCAAAGTCCCATTAATCCCAA CGAACGGGAGCCTCAGATCATGGATCATGTTACACAGCAAATGAAACTCTTCCCAGAGATAGCCACCAGCGTGGCATACCGGAAGGCCAGTGATTACTTGTGGAATCTGTACGATGTGACCATTAAGGATATAGAAAACGGAAAATATGAGCGTCTGCCGGAGTTGCATTCCCTGTCCTGCGCTTTGAAAGTTACCTGCTCCATGGACTCCGCTGCTGGTGTAGAGAAATTGCGACTGGCCTGTGGTGGCCATGGATACCTCACCTCATCCAACATGAGCAGCATATACGTTAGTGCGACCGCTGCCTGCACCTATGAGGGTGAGAACACCGTACTGCTCCTGCAGATCGGTCGCTTTTTAATGAAGACTTGGCGAGCCGCGTTGACTGGAGCTCCGTTGCCGCCCACCGTTAGCTATTTGGCCGAGGTGCAAAAGAATCCGGAGTTTGGCAAATGGACGGGAAGTTGGGAGAACATGGTTAAGGCCATGCAGTATGCGGCTGCCAATAGAACACAGTTGGCATTCAAGAGCCTTTCCAACCGTCTGACAAGGGGCGAAACTGAAGCGAACGCAGCTAACCACACGGGCATTGAGTTCACCCAGGCGGCAGAG CTCCACGGAcgtgcttttgttttcagtgcttTCACCGAAGCTGTGACCGGTCCTAAATCTAAGACTCGCTCAGCTAACTTTAATCGAGTCCTGGAGAACCTGTTGGAGCTGTACCTAGTCAAGGAGACACTCAATCAAATGGGTCACCTGCTGAGA TTCATTAACTTGACCGATACGGATCTCTCCAGGCTGCAGGATCGTTTGGAAACTGTGCTCACCAAACTGAGACCTGATGCTGTGGCCATTGTGGATGGCTTCGACTTCAGCGATCTCCAGCTGAACTCCACTCTGGGCTCATACGATGGCAATGCCTACGAGCGTATCTTCGATGCGGCCCTCAAGAATCCGATGAACCAAAAATCAGTGCCTAAATCCTTCCATGAGATCCTGAGGCCGTTCATGaagtcaaatatttaa